The Streptomyces sp. NBC_00236 DNA window CCCGGAGGAACCCTCGTCATGAATCTCGCCCGACCACTGCGCACCACCGCCGTTCCGGCGCTCCTCACGGTCTCGGCGCTCGTCGCCCTCACGGCCTGCGGCACCTCCGAGGCCGACAGCGCCGCGGGGGGATCGAAGGCCACGGTGACCGTCCGCATCCCCGACCCCGGGAACTCCGGGGTGCTCGCCCTCGGCAAGAAGGACGGCAGCCTCGACAAGGCGCTGTCCAAGGCGGGTGCCAAGGTGCGGTGGACCGGCAGCGCCGGCCCGTTCGCCCCCGCAGCCCAGGCCATGAACGCGGACCAGCTGGACATCGCCACGGGCTCCATCACCTCCGGCATCACCTCGCTCGCCCAGCGGCCCGGCTTCAAGTTCTTCACCGCCGTCGACCCGGACGCAGCGGGGGAGGGCATCCTGGTCAGGAACGGGTCGGACATCGGCTCGGTGGCCGACCTCGTGGGGAAGAAGGTCGCCGTCAACCAGGGCGGCACCGGCGAGTACCTGCTGCTCAAGGCCCTCGCCAAGGCCGGCATCCCGGCGGACGAGGTCACCCGGGTCTATCTGCGCCCCGACCAGACCGCGGCGGTCTTCAACGCCGGCAAGGTCGACGCCTGGGCCGTCTGGGCCACGTACGCGGTCGCCGAGATCGGCAGCGGCAAGGCGCACTTCGTCGCCGACGGCGCCGCGATCGGCTCCGACAACTACAGCCTCAACGCCGTGCGGACCGAGTTCGCCGAGCAGCACCCGAAGGTCGTACAGGCCCTCTACCAGTACCTCCACGAGGCCAGCGCCAAGGAGAAGCAGAACCCGGCGGCGTACCTCAACGTCTTCACGGACGTCGGCCCGACCGCCGTGACCGGCAAGGCCAAGGAGGTACAGACCGGGTTCACCGCGCAGGGCGGCACCGTCGATCCCATCGGGCCCGAGGACATCGCACGCTTCGAGGACGTCGCCGCGTTCTACGCCAACCAGAAGGTCACCAAGGACCGGGTCGACGTGGCCGCGCACCTGCTCGATGTCGGGAAGCTGACATGAGCGACACCGCTGCCGCGCCTCCCGGACTGGTCCGGCCGCGCCCGAGGTCCGACAGGGCCCGTAGCCGGGGCCACGCGCTCACGGTCCGCACCCTCGGCCCGCTCGCGCTGCTCGCCCTGTGGTGGGTGGCCTCCGCCACCGGACTCCTCACCCCGGACGTCCTGGCCTCTCCCGCCGAAGTACTCCGTGCCGTCGGCGAGTTGTGGGGCAACGGTCAGCTGCCCGACGCGCTCACCACCTCCCTCACCCGCTCCGGCCTCGGCCTCCTCATCGGGCTCGCCGCCGGGCTGACCCTCGGCATCACCACCGGATTCACCCGGCTCGGCGACGAACTGCTCGACTCCTCGCTCCAGACCCTGCGCACGATCCCCTTCCTCTCCCTGGTACCGCTGTTCATGGTCTGGTTCGGGATCAACGAGACGGCGAAGATCCTCCTCATCGCCGTGGCCACCACCTTCCCGATGTACGTGTCCACATCGAGCGGGGTACGCAACACCGACCCGAAACTCGTCGAGGCCATGCGGAGCTTCGGCATGGGGCGCCTCGCCCTCGTCCGCGAAGTCGTCCTGCCCGGCGCCCTGCCGTCCCTGCTCGCCGGACTGCGCCTGTCGATGACGCTCAGCGTCATCGCGCTGATCGCCGCCGAGGAGATCAACGCGACCGCGGGCATCGGCTATCTGATGTCCCAGGCCCAGAGCTACGCCCGCACCGACATCCTCGCCGTCTGCATCCTCGTCTACGGGCTCCTCGGACTGACCGCCGACATTCTCGTGCGGCTGCTGGAACGCGTGCTGATGCCGTGGCGCACTCCCCGGGGAGCGACCCGATGACCACCGATCCGACATCCGTACCAGCCGTCCGGGTACGGGGACTGCGCCGGGCGTTCGGCGACCGTGCCGTCCTCGACGACCTCCGACTCGACATCGCCCGCGGTGAGTTCGTCGCCCTGCTCGGTGCCAGCGGCAGCGGCAAGACGACGCTGCTGCGCATCCTCGGGGCCCTCGACGGCGCCGACGGGGGAGAGGTCCTCGTCCCCGAGGCCCGCACCATCGTCTTCCAGGAGCCCCGGCTCGTCCCGTCGAAGAGGGTCCTGGCCAATGTGACGGTCGCCCTGCCCCGCGGCCGCTCCGCCGACGGCCTCCGCGCGCTCGCCGAAGTCGGCCTGGAACGCCACGCCGAGGCCTGGCCGGCCACCCTCTCCGGCGGCGAGGCCCAGCGCGTCGCTCTCGCCCGCGCCCTGGTCCGCGAGCCCGAACTGCTGCTGCTCGACGAGCCGTTCGCCGCCCTCGACGCGCTGACCCGGCTGAGGATGCAGGATCTCGTCGGCGAGCTGTGCCGCCGGCACCGCCCCGCCGTGCTGCTGGTCACCCATGACGTCGAGGAGGCCGTACGGCTGGCCGACCGGGTCGCCGTCCTGCGCGACGGCCGCCTCGTCACCGACGAGACCGTCGACATCGCCCGGCCGCGCGACCCGGGCGACCCCGCGTTCGCCGCTCTGCGCCGGCGGCTCCTGGCCGACCTCGGCGTCGACGCCCCCGCACCTTCCCATCCGTTCCCCGTACCCGCCGAAGCCGGAGTGATCTGAATGACCCTCACCATCGGTGTCCACAGCAGCAACCCGTCGCTCTACCACCTGTACCACCTCTCCCGGCTGGGCTTCGCCCAGGAGGAACTGGCCCCGCTGGGCGAGACCGTCGTCTTCCACCCGTACACCAACGGTGTGCGCACCGGCGAACTCCTGACCCGGGGCGTCATCGACTTCGGCGGCACCGGCTCCACCCCGCCCGTCACCGCCCAGGCCGCCGGGCACGACATCGTCTACACCGCGGTCTCCGCGCCGCGCCCCGAACACGGCGCGCTCCTCGTCCCCGAGGACAGCCCCGTGCGCACCGTCGCCGACCTCAAGGGCACGACCGTGCACCTGGCGGTCGGATCCTGGCAGACCCATCTCATCGCCAAGGCGCTCGACGACGCCGGGCTGTCCTACGCCGAGGACATCACCGCCGTCCGCAGCGACGCCGACAGCGAAGAACTGCTGCGCACCGGCGCGATCGCCGCCTGGGTCGCCCAGGGCGCCGACCTGGCGGCCGCCCGGCGCACCGGCGGACTGCGGACCCTGGTCCGCACCGGCGACGTCATCAGCGACCGTTCCGTGTTCTTCACCCGCCGTGACCTCGCCGAATCCCGGCCCGACGTCATCGAGGCCCTGACCCGGGCGCTGCGACGCGCGGACGAGTGGGCCGCGGCCCACCCCCGGCAGGCGGCCGAGATCGCCGCCGCCGACCTCGGCGGATCGGCCGACGACTGGGAGACCGCCCTCGCCTCGCTGCCCTGGACGATCGAGCCCGTCTCCGACGCCTTCATCGCCGAGCAGCAGGAGGCCGCCGACATCTTCCACCGGACCGGATTCATCGACCGGCCGGTGACCGTCGCCCACGCCCGTGCCCGTGCCGCGGCCGGCAAGGCGGTATGACGACATGGCGACCGAAGTCCTCTGGTACATCATTCCGCGCGAAGGCGCCTATCCCTGGGAGCCCGAGGGCCGGCGCCCCGTGGACCTCGGGTACCTGACCCAACTGGCCGGGACGGTCGAGCGGCTCGGCTACAGCGGCGCGCTGCTCGCCACCGACCTGTACGACGTCTGGCCGCTCGGCAGCGCACTGGCCGCCTCGACCAGCACCCGCTTCAAGCCCCTGCTGGCCGTCCACCCCGGGCTCGTCCCGCCGACGCTGCTCGCCAAGATGGCGCTCAGCTTCGACACGTTCTTCGGCGGCCGGCTCCGCTTCAACGTGGTCAACGGCTCCACGAAGTCGCTGCGGGAGTACGGACTGCACGTGGAGCACGACGAACGGTACGAGCTGAGCGCGGAGTACTGGTCGATCGTGAAGCGGCTGACGGCCGGCGAGGTCTTCGACCACAAGGGCCGCTTCTACGACCTGAAGAACGCCGGCGCCTCCTTCCGCGAGCTGAAGCCGGTCCAGGACGGGCCCATCCCGCTCTGGTTCGGCGGCTCGTCCGACCCCGGTATCGAGATGGCCGCCGAGCACGTGGACGTCTTCCTGACCTGGGGAGAGCCGCCGCACCTGTTGAAGGAGAAGCTGGAGAAGGTCCGGGCGAGGGCCGCCGCGTACGGCCGCACACTCCGGATCGGGCTGCGGCTGCACCTGATCGTCCGGGACACGGAGGAGGAGGCCTGGGCCGCGGCCGACCGGCTCCTGGACGTCACCAGCGACGCGACATACGCCCGTCAGCTCGGCGACCGGGCGGGGGAGGACGGCGTCGGCTGGCAGCGGCAGTTCCGCCAGCACGGCGGAAAGGTGCCCGCCCACGGCCGTGAACTGGAGGTCCATCCCAACATGTGGCCGGGCATGAGCCTGTTCCGGCCGGGACCGGGCACCGCGGTGGTGGGATCGACGGCTCAGGTCGTCGAGCGGCTCAAGGAGTTCGAAGACCTGGGCGTCGACACCTTCATCCTCTCCGGGAACCCGCTGCTGGAGGAGGCGTACCGGGTCGCGGAGACGGTCCTGCCGGCCCTGGGCATCACCCGCTGACCGGCGTTGCCCGCGTGCTCCGGCCGCGGCGCCGGAGCGCGCAGGGACTGCGGTTGTCAGTGCCCGGTGCAAGACTCGGAGAGTCAGGACTTCCTGCTGTGCGAGAACGGGACACCGAAGGAGCGCACGATGCTCACCACCCGTTTTGTTGACGGATCCCCCAACTGGATGGATCTCGGTACACCGGACATCGAGGGGGCCGAGGCGTTCTACACCGCTCTCCTCGGCTGGGACTTCGAAGCCGGAGGCCCCGAGACCGGTGGCTACGGGATGTTCCTGCTGGACGGGAAGACGGTCGGCGGGGCGATGACGGTCACCGAGGAGCAGGCGAAGCCGTCCTGGTCGGTGTACTTCCGGTCGGCGGACGTCACCGCCACCGCGCAGGCCGTGCGCGAGGCCGGCGGGACGGTGCCGTTCGAGCCGATGGACGTCCTGGAGTACGGCCGGATGGGCGGTTTCACCGACCGGGCCGGGGCCTACTTCGGCGTCTGGCAGCCCAAGCAGAACCCGGGCCTCGGCGTCGTGAACGAGCGGGGCAGCCTCTGCTGGGCCGAGCTGTACACCCCGGACGTGCCGGCCGCCGCGGCGTTCTACGACTCCGTCTTCGGCTGGGACACGACGCAGACGCCCTACCCCGGCGGCGGCGGGGCGTACACCGTGATCAGGACGGCGGGTGGCGGTGAGGAGACCTCGTTCGGCGGACTCGTCCCGCTGGACGCCGTGCCCGTCAGGGCCGCCTCCGGGCCGCACTGGCTGCCGTACATCGAGGTCGAGGACTGCGACGCCGCTGCGGCATCGGTCGAGCGGCTGGGCGGCAAGCTGACGCTGGAACCGACGGAGATGGAAGGCGTGGGCACCTTCGCGAACGTCGAGGATCCGTACGGTGCCGCGTTCGCCGTGATCAGGAGCGTCCAGTGACCGGTGCGTCGCCAAGGGCTCTCGCCCCGGCCGGCTGATGGATCGCTGAGGACTGCTGGATCGCTGACGATTGATGGATCGTTGATCAGTCGTTTATCGAGGCAGGGCACTGTGTGGCCCATGCTGATCAACACCGCGACCGACCCCGCTCTCGCCTGGCAGGAGACAGCGCTGTGCGCACAGACGGGGCCCGAGTTCTTCTTCCCCGCCCCCGGCAGCTCCACCCGTGAGGCCAAGCAGCTCTGCAACGCCTGCGAGGGACGCCTGGCCTGCCTGGAGTACGCACTCGACAACGACGAGCGCTTCGGCGTCTGGGGCGGTCTCTCCGAGAAGGAGCGCGACAGGCTCCGCAGAGTCGACCGCCACCGGGCGTGAGCGCGCCCTCACCGTTGGAGACCTCGGCGTTCCGTACACCGGCCTGAGGGTCCCCGTGAACGCTGCGGAACCCGCGTGGACCAGGGGAGGAAGCCGAGTAGCGCGCGTACGACTACGTCGTCGTCGGGGGCGGTCCGGCCGGTTGCGTGCACCCTGTTCCGCCTCCCCGGCCCCGGCCCCGCACGCCTCCGGTCCGATGGGCCGGACGCGCGGGGGCAGCCGCGCCGGACGGGATCCGGATGCCGGGAGGCAACGCCGGATCAGGACGGGACGCGGAACGTCTCGCCGTACATCTTCCAGGTCAGCGGCGGTTCGAGGGCCAGGTTCCCGTCCTCCAGGAACACCCGCTGGGCGGTGTCGAGGCGCGAGGTGTCCTGCTGGTTCTTCTTCGACTTCATCACGGTCCGGGCCGCTTCGAGGAAGGCGTCCAGATAGGCCGACTCGTCGCCGCCCTCCGCGACCGTGTCCGCCTCTTCCGCGGCTGCCTTCCGGATGCCGTAGAAGGAGTCCGCCTCGGAGCCGGGGCCCTGGAGAACCATGGCGTCGAAGTAGATGTACTGCCCCAGGGTGCCGAGACCGTCCAGTTTCGCCAGATGGACGGCCGGTTCGAAGTACTGCTTCAGCCGGACCAGGTCCTGGGCGGCGCGGAAGGCAGGGTCCTCGGCCGACTTCTTCCACGCGGCCGTGAAACCGGGGTCCAGCCCCTCGTGCGAGGCGGTGCCGTCGACCTCGCGCAGCGCCGGGACGAACGGTGCCAGGGGGCTGTCCGGGTGTTCCGCGGTGAACGACTCGACGAACGTGAGCATGTCGTGCGTACTGGAGCAGAAACCGACGATTCCCGCGTTGTAGCCGGTGCCGTCGCCGGTGTCCTCGATCGTGCCGTACTGGCTGCGCCAGTCCAGCGTCGACCCCTCGGCGCTGGCCAGCAGCTGCCAGGCGATCTCGCGCATCTTCGGCTCGGCCAGCCCCGGGGGCATCGCGGCGACGCGGGCGTTGAGCTCGCGCCGTTCGTCTTCGTCCGCGGCGGCGAACGGGTCGGCCGGTGCGGACGGGGTGACCGACGCCTTCGCGGTGGGAGAGCTCGTGGGCAGCTCCGCGTCGCCGCCGCTGTTGAAGAGCAGGGAAACGACGATGGCTATCGGCGCACCGAACAGCACCACACGGGTCACAGGTTTCACCGGCACAGAGTACGGTCCGCGCAGCCCGGGGGAGGGCTCACCCCCGGGCTGCGCGCACCGAGGGAGTCCGCCCCCGCCCGGGGACCTGGGTGCCGGCGGTCAGGCCTGGGCGCGGGCCGTCATGCGTGCCTTGCGCGCGGCGAGCTTCGCGTCGAACTTCGACGCCTCGCTGTCCAGCCCGTTCATGTACAGACCGAGCTCCTCCTGCGCCTGGAGGCCCTCCGGGCCCAGACCGTCGATGTCCAGCACCTTCAGGTAGCGCAGCACCGGCTGGATCACGTCGTCGTGGTGGATCCGCATGTTGTAGATCTCACCGATCGCCATCTGCGCGGCGGCCCGCTCGAACCCGGGCATGCCGTGGCCGGGCATCCGGAAGTTCACGACGACATCGCGCACGGACTGCATGGTCAGGTCCGGGGCGAGTTCGAAGGCCGCGCCGAGGAGGTTGCGGTAGAAGACCATGTGCAGGTTCTCGTCGGTCGCGATCCGCGCCAGCATGCGGTCGCAGACGGGGTCGCCCGACTGATGTCCGGTGTTGCGGTGCGAGACCCGGGTCGCCAGTTCCTGGAACGCCACGTATGCGACGGAGTGCAGCATCGAGTGGCGGTTGTCGGACTCGAAGCCCTCCGCCATGTGCGCCATCCGGAACTGCTCCAGCTTGTCCGGGTCCACGGCGCGCGAGGTGAGCAGGTAGTCGCGCATCACGATGCCGTGGCGGCCCTCCTCGGCCGTCCAGCGGTGCACCCAGGTGCCCCAGGCGCCGTCACGGCCGAAGAGCGAGGCGATCTCGTGGTGGTAGCTGGGGAGGTTGTCCTCGGTCAGCAGGTTCACGACCAGGGCGATCTTGCCGATGTCGGTGACCTTGGACTGCTCGGCCTCCCAGGCCTGGCCGTCGTCGAAGATGCCGGGGAAGTTCCGGCCGTCGGAGAACGGCACGTACTCGTGCGGCATCCAGTCCTTGGCGACCTTGAGATGGCGGTTGAGTTCCTTCTCCACCACCTCTTCCAGCGCGTACAGCAGTTGGGCGTCGGTCCACGCCTGTGAACTGCCGAGGTGGGGAGAGGTGATCGTCACGGGGGCTCCTGGGGACGGGAGAATTACCTACGGCTTCGTAGGTTACGAGACCGTAGGTTAAAGCGGCAGTAAGGCCGCAGCCAAGCCCCTCCGGGCGACAGTCGTTCACGCAGTGTCATAAGTGCAGGTCACGCGTGTATACAGAGGGTCAGGAAGGTGTGTGGGTGACCGCGCGGGACCGGGGGGAATGGAATGATCGGCCGGGCCGTGCCCCCGTGGCGATGAGCTCTGAACAGTCGGCGTACTCGGAGCGCAACGCGTCAGGGGGCGCGGTCGGGGCGGGCCGGATCAGAGCAGGTGGTCTGCCGCACCCGCCTTCACCGCGAAGATCAGCGCCTGTAGCGCCTCCACGGAGTCACTGACGTAGGTGGCCTGGTCGGTCGTCGAGCCGATGTAGGCGCGCCCCTGGTCGTCGAGTCCGAAGCGGAAGCAGTTCGCACCCTCGCTGCAGAAGGCTTCGTCCCAGCAGATGTCGTTCATGGTCTCTCTCCTCAGAGGTCCTGGGCTATGCATCGGATGAATGCGCGTGATTCCTCGACGGGCAGCGCGAGCGTACGCAGGCGCTCCAACAGGCCCCGGTACCGGCGCAGTTGCATATCGGCGTCCAGCAGCATCGAGCCGTGCGAGGAATCGAGTTGCACGGTATCGAGCTGCGGGACCGCCGCGCCGACATAGGTGAACGACTGTCCGGCGCCGGGGAAACCGCCTGCGGCGAAGGGGATGGCCCGGACGGTGATCCGGCTGCGCTCGGACTGGTCGAGAATGTGTTCCAGCTGGGCCCGGGTGACCTTGGGGCCGCCGAACTGCATCCGTAGCGCGGCCTCGTGGATCACCGCTTCGTACAGTGGCGGCCGGTCCCGTTCGAGCACTTCCTGGCGGCGCAGCCGCAGGGAGAGCCGGGCCATCAGATCGGGGCCCGGCAGCCGGGGGTCGGCGGTGTCGAAGACCGCGCGCGCGTGTTCCTCGGTCTGGAGCAGGCCGGGGATGTGGGTGGTGGTGGCGGTGTTCAACTCCACTGCGTGGAACTCGAGTTCGGCGATGTCCAGCAGGCTCGGCAGCAGCAGGCCGCGATGCTCCTCCCACCAGCCCCTCGCCCGCTCCGTCGCCATCTCTGCCAGCAGGTCCACGAGGCCCGTGTCGGGGCAGCCGTAGTTGAAGGCCAGGGTGCGGACCCGCTCGGCGCTGATGCCGAACCGGCCGGACTCGATGTTGGGGATGCGGGTGCGGTCGACGCCCAGCAGTGCCGCGGCCTGCTGTGCCGTCATCCCCGACTGCTCGCGCAGTTTGCGCAGTTCGTACCCGAGGCGTTGTTGTCGTGCGGTCGGAGTGGTCCTGGGTGGCACGGTGTGTGTCCTTACGGGGCGGGCGGCGAAATGACCGGAACCACACAAGTAGTAGCACTGTGCTCCGGACGTACGCTACGGTCGGTAGCGCAAGTCTCACACGGGGCGACCGCGCCCTTGTGTGTGATCGTCACCACACGTATCAGAAATGTGAGCAGCACTTGATGAAGGGCGCACTGCGTTGTCTCCCGGCCCTCGCACCCGCCGGACCACAACCACCGGCGGCGGACAACCTCAGCTACTCGTTCGCCCTGCCGGGCGGTGCCTTCTGCGCGGGCCTCGCCCGCCGCGCCGTGGATGAACTGCTCAGCCGGCACGGTCTCGCCGAACTCGCCGAGACGGCGGTCCTCGCCACCTCGGAACTCGTCGCAGCCGCCTATCGCTTCACGCCGGACCGGGAGATGCTCCTGCGGGTCCACTGGCAGTACGACGCGCTGCGGATCACCCTCTACGACCAGCACCCTGCCCATGCGTCGCCCGAGAAGTCCGAGGAGTGCCGGGAGCACCGCAGCGCCAGCATGTGGCTGCTGGCCGCCGCGGTGGACGCACACGGCGGTGACTGGGGGCTGGCCCCCGCGCTGACGGCCTCCGGCGGCTCCAAGACCTGGGCGTTACTCCACCGCTAGCCCTCGCCACCCGCGCGAACCGGCCCCGCCACGCACCTCACAGTCCGGCGCGCACCTCCTCGGCCGTGGTGTCCCGGATCCCGCCGTCGAGCAGCAGCCAGCGCGTGATCCCGAGCGATTCGAGGAACGGCACATCGTGGCTCGCCACGATCAGCGCCCCCTCGTACGCGTCGAGTGCCGCCGTCAGCCGGCGCACGCTCGCCATGTCCAGGTTGTTCGTCGGCTCGTCCAGCATCAGCAGCTGAGGTGCCGGTTCGGCCAGCAGCAGTGAGGCAAGAGCGGCACGGAACCGTTCACCGCCCGACAGCGTCCCCGCGGCCCGGTCCGCCCGGGCGCCCCTGAACAGGAAACGGGCCAGACGCGCCCTGATCCGGTTGTCCGTGGCATCCGGCGCGAACCGCGCCACGTTCTCCACCACGCTCAGGCCGTCGTCCAGCACATCCAGCCGCTGCGGCAGGAAGCGCATCGGCAGGTGCACCGACGCCTCACCGGACACGGGTG harbors:
- a CDS encoding NrtA/SsuA/CpmA family ABC transporter substrate-binding protein; this translates as MNLARPLRTTAVPALLTVSALVALTACGTSEADSAAGGSKATVTVRIPDPGNSGVLALGKKDGSLDKALSKAGAKVRWTGSAGPFAPAAQAMNADQLDIATGSITSGITSLAQRPGFKFFTAVDPDAAGEGILVRNGSDIGSVADLVGKKVAVNQGGTGEYLLLKALAKAGIPADEVTRVYLRPDQTAAVFNAGKVDAWAVWATYAVAEIGSGKAHFVADGAAIGSDNYSLNAVRTEFAEQHPKVVQALYQYLHEASAKEKQNPAAYLNVFTDVGPTAVTGKAKEVQTGFTAQGGTVDPIGPEDIARFEDVAAFYANQKVTKDRVDVAAHLLDVGKLT
- a CDS encoding ABC transporter permease, which translates into the protein MSDTAAAPPGLVRPRPRSDRARSRGHALTVRTLGPLALLALWWVASATGLLTPDVLASPAEVLRAVGELWGNGQLPDALTTSLTRSGLGLLIGLAAGLTLGITTGFTRLGDELLDSSLQTLRTIPFLSLVPLFMVWFGINETAKILLIAVATTFPMYVSTSSGVRNTDPKLVEAMRSFGMGRLALVREVVLPGALPSLLAGLRLSMTLSVIALIAAEEINATAGIGYLMSQAQSYARTDILAVCILVYGLLGLTADILVRLLERVLMPWRTPRGATR
- a CDS encoding ABC transporter ATP-binding protein, with protein sequence MTTDPTSVPAVRVRGLRRAFGDRAVLDDLRLDIARGEFVALLGASGSGKTTLLRILGALDGADGGEVLVPEARTIVFQEPRLVPSKRVLANVTVALPRGRSADGLRALAEVGLERHAEAWPATLSGGEAQRVALARALVREPELLLLDEPFAALDALTRLRMQDLVGELCRRHRPAVLLVTHDVEEAVRLADRVAVLRDGRLVTDETVDIARPRDPGDPAFAALRRRLLADLGVDAPAPSHPFPVPAEAGVI
- a CDS encoding ABC transporter substrate-binding protein, which encodes MTLTIGVHSSNPSLYHLYHLSRLGFAQEELAPLGETVVFHPYTNGVRTGELLTRGVIDFGGTGSTPPVTAQAAGHDIVYTAVSAPRPEHGALLVPEDSPVRTVADLKGTTVHLAVGSWQTHLIAKALDDAGLSYAEDITAVRSDADSEELLRTGAIAAWVAQGADLAAARRTGGLRTLVRTGDVISDRSVFFTRRDLAESRPDVIEALTRALRRADEWAAAHPRQAAEIAAADLGGSADDWETALASLPWTIEPVSDAFIAEQQEAADIFHRTGFIDRPVTVAHARARAAAGKAV
- a CDS encoding LLM class flavin-dependent oxidoreductase, whose translation is MATEVLWYIIPREGAYPWEPEGRRPVDLGYLTQLAGTVERLGYSGALLATDLYDVWPLGSALAASTSTRFKPLLAVHPGLVPPTLLAKMALSFDTFFGGRLRFNVVNGSTKSLREYGLHVEHDERYELSAEYWSIVKRLTAGEVFDHKGRFYDLKNAGASFRELKPVQDGPIPLWFGGSSDPGIEMAAEHVDVFLTWGEPPHLLKEKLEKVRARAAAYGRTLRIGLRLHLIVRDTEEEAWAAADRLLDVTSDATYARQLGDRAGEDGVGWQRQFRQHGGKVPAHGRELEVHPNMWPGMSLFRPGPGTAVVGSTAQVVERLKEFEDLGVDTFILSGNPLLEEAYRVAETVLPALGITR
- a CDS encoding VOC family protein produces the protein MLTTRFVDGSPNWMDLGTPDIEGAEAFYTALLGWDFEAGGPETGGYGMFLLDGKTVGGAMTVTEEQAKPSWSVYFRSADVTATAQAVREAGGTVPFEPMDVLEYGRMGGFTDRAGAYFGVWQPKQNPGLGVVNERGSLCWAELYTPDVPAAAAFYDSVFGWDTTQTPYPGGGGAYTVIRTAGGGEETSFGGLVPLDAVPVRAASGPHWLPYIEVEDCDAAAASVERLGGKLTLEPTEMEGVGTFANVEDPYGAAFAVIRSVQ
- a CDS encoding WhiB family transcriptional regulator; the encoded protein is MLINTATDPALAWQETALCAQTGPEFFFPAPGSSTREAKQLCNACEGRLACLEYALDNDERFGVWGGLSEKERDRLRRVDRHRA
- a CDS encoding chitosanase, with the protein product MTRVVLFGAPIAIVVSLLFNSGGDAELPTSSPTAKASVTPSAPADPFAAADEDERRELNARVAAMPPGLAEPKMREIAWQLLASAEGSTLDWRSQYGTIEDTGDGTGYNAGIVGFCSSTHDMLTFVESFTAEHPDSPLAPFVPALREVDGTASHEGLDPGFTAAWKKSAEDPAFRAAQDLVRLKQYFEPAVHLAKLDGLGTLGQYIYFDAMVLQGPGSEADSFYGIRKAAAEEADTVAEGGDESAYLDAFLEAARTVMKSKKNQQDTSRLDTAQRVFLEDGNLALEPPLTWKMYGETFRVPS
- a CDS encoding acyl-ACP desaturase — protein: MTITSPHLGSSQAWTDAQLLYALEEVVEKELNRHLKVAKDWMPHEYVPFSDGRNFPGIFDDGQAWEAEQSKVTDIGKIALVVNLLTEDNLPSYHHEIASLFGRDGAWGTWVHRWTAEEGRHGIVMRDYLLTSRAVDPDKLEQFRMAHMAEGFESDNRHSMLHSVAYVAFQELATRVSHRNTGHQSGDPVCDRMLARIATDENLHMVFYRNLLGAAFELAPDLTMQSVRDVVVNFRMPGHGMPGFERAAAQMAIGEIYNMRIHHDDVIQPVLRYLKVLDIDGLGPEGLQAQEELGLYMNGLDSEASKFDAKLAARKARMTARAQA
- a CDS encoding Scr1 family TA system antitoxin-like transcriptional regulator is translated as MPPRTTPTARQQRLGYELRKLREQSGMTAQQAAALLGVDRTRIPNIESGRFGISAERVRTLAFNYGCPDTGLVDLLAEMATERARGWWEEHRGLLLPSLLDIAELEFHAVELNTATTTHIPGLLQTEEHARAVFDTADPRLPGPDLMARLSLRLRRQEVLERDRPPLYEAVIHEAALRMQFGGPKVTRAQLEHILDQSERSRITVRAIPFAAGGFPGAGQSFTYVGAAVPQLDTVQLDSSHGSMLLDADMQLRRYRGLLERLRTLALPVEESRAFIRCIAQDL
- a CDS encoding ATP-binding protein, whose translation is MKGALRCLPALAPAGPQPPAADNLSYSFALPGGAFCAGLARRAVDELLSRHGLAELAETAVLATSELVAAAYRFTPDREMLLRVHWQYDALRITLYDQHPAHASPEKSEECREHRSASMWLLAAAVDAHGGDWGLAPALTASGGSKTWALLHR